One Desulfuromonas sp. DNA window includes the following coding sequences:
- a CDS encoding Nif3-like dinuclear metal center hexameric protein: protein MASNKKARVQDILGLVNAVCPASLAEEWDNVGLQVGDPASEVARIAIALDPTEATLDEAIAAGAQMLICHHPLIFKPLQQITPNDQTGKLVIRAIREDFAILAAHTNLDRAHGGLNDWLAGRLGVETTVPLESPEGLLCKLVVYVPVDHREAVASAIFSAGGGQIGNYDQCSFRTEGVGTFRPGDGTDPYIGDRGKSEEVPELRLETVVPKDKLGRVVAKMTKAHPYEEVAYDIIPLVNGRPDVGLGRIGRLEKPATLGRFADGVKQALGADHVRVVGDAGRLVEKIAVCGGSGASLLAAAARQGADVLVTGDVKYHDALIAEALGVALVDAGHFATEIIMVEELTELLRKLTREKGFEIDILPLQGARDPFAIV from the coding sequence ATGGCATCGAACAAAAAAGCGCGCGTACAGGATATCCTCGGACTGGTCAACGCGGTCTGCCCGGCATCGCTGGCGGAAGAGTGGGATAATGTCGGCCTTCAGGTCGGTGACCCGGCATCCGAGGTCGCCCGGATTGCGATTGCGCTCGACCCGACCGAAGCAACGCTCGATGAAGCGATTGCTGCCGGCGCTCAAATGCTGATCTGTCACCACCCGCTGATCTTCAAACCTTTGCAGCAGATCACGCCGAATGACCAGACCGGCAAACTGGTGATCCGGGCCATCCGCGAAGATTTTGCCATTCTCGCGGCCCACACCAACCTTGACCGGGCCCATGGCGGGCTCAACGACTGGCTGGCCGGGCGGCTCGGCGTCGAGACGACGGTTCCCCTGGAATCGCCCGAGGGCCTTCTCTGCAAGCTGGTTGTTTATGTTCCCGTAGATCATCGGGAGGCGGTTGCTTCGGCGATTTTCAGTGCCGGTGGTGGCCAGATCGGAAACTACGATCAATGTTCCTTCCGGACCGAAGGTGTTGGTACGTTCCGGCCGGGTGACGGAACCGATCCGTATATTGGCGATCGGGGGAAGAGTGAAGAGGTCCCGGAGCTCCGGCTCGAAACGGTTGTGCCGAAAGATAAACTGGGGCGGGTTGTTGCGAAAATGACGAAGGCTCATCCCTACGAGGAGGTCGCCTACGATATTATTCCGCTCGTCAACGGTCGACCGGATGTCGGGCTCGGCCGCATTGGTCGACTCGAGAAACCTGCGACCCTCGGGCGCTTTGCCGATGGGGTGAAGCAGGCGCTCGGCGCTGATCACGTCCGGGTCGTTGGCGATGCCGGACGGCTGGTTGAGAAGATTGCTGTCTGCGGTGGCAGCGGCGCATCACTGCTGGCGGCAGCGGCGCGCCAGGGTGCCGATGTTCTGGTGACCGGTGATGTCAAGTACCACGACGCTTTAATCGCCGAAGCCCTCGGCGTTGCCCTGGTCGATGCCGGACATTTTGCTACCGAAATAATAATGGTTGAAGAGCTGACCGAATTGTTGCGTAAATTAACCAGGGAAAAGGGATTCGAAATCGATATTCTGCCTCTTCAGGGAGCGCGGGATCCGTTCGCCATCGTTTAA
- a CDS encoding colicin V production protein, translated as MNFVDVLILIVIGVFLLKGLLRGLMKELCSLVGLVVGALLAFRFHGPLAETMVSAFKLPASICVVLAFLAIFLTILLVFGLIGMLLSRYVKLLYVGGLNRVAGGIFGLVQGALILSVVMFGLSVSPLPDWGKLALKDSALNPPFVQLGEKVFRGSSKLFPGS; from the coding sequence ATGAATTTTGTTGATGTCCTGATCCTGATCGTTATCGGAGTGTTTCTGCTCAAGGGGCTGTTGCGCGGGCTGATGAAAGAACTCTGTTCGCTCGTCGGCCTGGTTGTCGGGGCCCTGCTGGCGTTCCGCTTTCATGGGCCGCTGGCCGAAACGATGGTTTCGGCGTTCAAGCTGCCGGCATCGATCTGTGTGGTTCTGGCTTTTCTGGCAATCTTCCTGACCATACTGCTTGTTTTCGGTCTGATCGGCATGCTGCTTTCGCGATATGTCAAGTTACTCTATGTCGGCGGCCTGAACCGGGTGGCCGGCGGTATTTTCGGCCTGGTCCAGGGAGCACTGATTTTGTCGGTGGTCATGTTCGGGCTTTCGGTCAGTCCGCTTCCTGACTGGGGGAAGCTGGCATTAAAAGATTCGGCTCTTAATCCGCCGTTTGTTCAGCTCGGCGAAAAAGTATTCAGGGGTAGTTCGAAACTTTTTCCGGGCTCCTGA
- a CDS encoding DNA primase: protein MSRRISEEIIQEIRDRADIVEVISSYVSLKRSGANNQGLCPFHSEKTPSFNVNSTRQIFHCFGCGVGGNVFSFLMQIEGLSFPEAVRRIGEKVGVEVPDEEMTPAEEKRREEFDRLARINEVAAEFYHQILIDSDEGGVARRYLRQRGYDAETVKAFQLGYAPESWESLVKHLEEKGFDPKLVRDKTGLIREGKEGRGDYDLFRKRLLFPIHDVRGQVVAFGGRVLDDSLPKYINSPESPIYNKSRILFGLYQAREAMRRAGYGIVVEGYFDQMALFRNDFTNAVATCGTALTGEHGRLLKRYAEKVLLLFDQDKAGLAATFRSMEVLLPQGLSVAVVDLGDGEDPDSFLAARGPDEMQARLDAARPVLDFFIETTLREHGDGIEGKARAVEQILEKFRLLKSDIERDLYIKGLSERTGLDEARLRSQFSRSSGAARQARDTSPSTASTAAQTRPRKDEAPAEDQLELKAQRWVLGLMIEHAEICQRVLEEGVDNYFIDPEYLAIAELIPTLGDEGIEVDFDALQNRLNDDQIRLLAGVLLKDKDALADSPDSIFEGCRKTLFKGRDKKRYRELQQRLKKPDQQITNEELEEFQKLKKKL, encoded by the coding sequence ATGAGCAGGCGTATTTCGGAAGAGATTATTCAGGAGATTCGTGACCGGGCCGATATTGTCGAGGTTATCTCAAGCTATGTCTCGCTCAAACGTTCCGGCGCCAACAATCAGGGTCTCTGCCCGTTCCATTCCGAGAAAACACCATCGTTCAATGTCAACAGCACCCGCCAGATCTTTCACTGTTTCGGTTGTGGTGTCGGTGGCAATGTTTTCTCCTTCCTGATGCAGATAGAAGGGTTGTCATTTCCGGAGGCCGTTCGTCGGATCGGTGAGAAGGTCGGGGTCGAGGTGCCGGATGAGGAGATGACTCCGGCCGAAGAGAAGCGGCGTGAGGAATTCGACCGATTGGCCCGGATCAATGAGGTTGCGGCCGAGTTCTATCACCAGATCCTGATTGACTCCGACGAAGGTGGAGTTGCCCGCCGTTATCTGCGGCAGCGTGGCTACGACGCCGAGACGGTCAAGGCCTTTCAACTCGGCTACGCACCGGAGAGCTGGGAATCTCTGGTCAAACATCTTGAAGAGAAGGGGTTTGATCCCAAGCTGGTTCGGGACAAGACCGGATTGATTCGCGAGGGCAAGGAGGGCCGCGGTGATTACGATCTCTTCCGCAAGCGACTGCTTTTCCCGATACATGATGTGCGCGGTCAGGTGGTTGCCTTCGGCGGCCGGGTTCTCGATGATTCGTTGCCGAAGTACATCAACTCTCCGGAATCGCCGATCTATAATAAAAGCCGCATCCTGTTCGGTCTCTATCAGGCGCGGGAAGCGATGCGGCGGGCCGGATACGGCATTGTTGTCGAAGGATATTTCGACCAGATGGCGCTCTTTCGCAACGATTTCACCAATGCGGTCGCCACCTGTGGAACGGCGCTGACCGGCGAACACGGCCGGTTGCTGAAACGTTATGCCGAAAAGGTTCTGCTTCTGTTTGACCAGGACAAGGCCGGATTGGCTGCCACCTTCCGGTCGATGGAGGTGCTACTGCCGCAGGGGCTCTCGGTGGCGGTTGTCGATCTCGGGGACGGCGAGGACCCTGACTCGTTTCTGGCAGCAAGAGGTCCGGACGAGATGCAGGCGCGGCTCGATGCGGCCCGACCGGTTCTCGATTTTTTTATCGAGACCACTCTGCGCGAACATGGTGACGGTATTGAAGGGAAAGCGCGGGCTGTTGAACAGATTCTCGAAAAGTTCCGCCTGCTCAAAAGTGATATTGAACGTGATCTTTATATCAAGGGATTGTCGGAACGGACCGGTCTCGATGAGGCCCGTCTGCGGAGTCAGTTCAGCCGATCTTCCGGGGCGGCCCGGCAAGCCCGCGATACCTCGCCGAGCACGGCGAGCACGGCAGCCCAGACCCGGCCCCGGAAGGATGAAGCTCCGGCCGAAGACCAACTCGAACTGAAAGCACAAAGGTGGGTGCTCGGTCTGATGATTGAGCATGCCGAGATATGTCAGCGGGTGCTTGAAGAGGGGGTCGACAATTATTTTATCGATCCGGAATACCTTGCTATTGCCGAATTAATACCTACATTGGGCGATGAGGGGATCGAAGTCGATTTCGACGCCCTGCAAAACAGACTGAATGACGACCAGATCAGGTTGCTGGCGGGGGTGCTGCTCAAAGACAAGGACGCTCTTGCCGATTCCCCGGACTCGATTTTTGAGGGGTGTCGAAAAACCCTTTTCAAGGGCCGCGACAAAAAGCGATATCGCGAATTGCAGCAGCGCCTCAAAAAACCGGATCAGCAGATAACTAACGAGGAGCTTGAAGAATTCCAGAAATTGAAAAAAAAGCTTTGA
- a CDS encoding endonuclease MutS2 has protein sequence MLAETERLLEFDKIVRLLSGYTQTGTGRDRALALAPLDNDTAIRQSLTEVSEVVTLLETSSAPSLGGLFDLKEVLAALRVEGAWLDVEALQAVLSSLEVAASCRQYFRQPNNVPELSALLDELDPLISIAASIRSCIDERGDILDSASVELARTRREINSLRLSVRQEMEEMLNSERFSGALQDRIVTERSGRYVLPVKADFKGQVRGFVHDTSATGQTLFVEPEQTLEKNNRLQSLLSEEKQEELRILQELSWLVAEERQQILINQEILTHLDLRVASGKFARACGGQVPHLVAEPIVDLRAAVHPLLLFASDGRPEAGPVVPIDLKVGADRSVLIMSGPNTGGKTVALKTVGLLLLMLRAGLPVPCHPDSRLHLFSRLFADIGDEQSIEEHLSTFSGHLTRLSRILKEADDDSLVLFDEAGTGTDPGEGAALIIAAVDSLRERGSKVVLTTHLNLLKGYAQLHDDVENAAVEFDPDTLRPTYRLHYGIPGESGAFTIARHYGLPEDVLARAESYLGTGEQEGRELISRLNELVRVLEAERSEASAELESARRERNKRKTLLREVEEQKSELLNKALRRGEQLVREAEREVRELLSRADQVERLPEQAEVVSAVKGVGEKLKQARKPVAETKKQVKNTEPGEILKVATLGVDGEVVEVAGNKVELNVQGKKMRLTLDKVEQYSPRRFAAKKNTATVRGKVERDRFDPRLLLVGKRVDAAVPELERFLDDALLEGVSEVEVVHGSGEGILRKAVREHLAAHRGVTAFHGAGPNQGGENVTIVEMRAK, from the coding sequence ATGCTGGCTGAAACCGAGCGACTTCTTGAATTCGATAAAATTGTCCGGCTTCTTTCAGGTTACACCCAGACCGGCACCGGACGTGATCGGGCGCTCGCTCTGGCTCCCCTCGATAATGATACCGCGATCCGCCAATCTCTGACCGAGGTCAGCGAAGTTGTCACCCTGCTCGAGACATCATCGGCTCCATCGCTTGGCGGCCTGTTCGATCTGAAGGAGGTCCTCGCGGCACTCCGGGTCGAGGGCGCCTGGCTCGATGTCGAAGCCCTGCAGGCGGTTCTTTCGTCACTCGAGGTCGCCGCGTCGTGCCGCCAATACTTCCGGCAGCCTAACAACGTTCCTGAACTTTCAGCGTTGCTCGATGAGCTTGATCCGCTGATCAGTATCGCCGCTTCGATCCGCTCCTGCATCGATGAGAGGGGCGACATCCTCGATTCCGCTTCGGTCGAGCTGGCGCGCACCCGCCGGGAAATCAATTCGCTCCGGCTGTCGGTACGGCAGGAGATGGAAGAAATGCTCAACAGTGAGCGCTTCAGCGGCGCCCTGCAGGACCGGATTGTTACGGAGCGGAGCGGCCGCTATGTCCTCCCGGTCAAAGCCGATTTCAAGGGTCAGGTCAGGGGGTTTGTCCATGACACCTCGGCCACCGGACAGACCCTCTTTGTCGAGCCGGAGCAGACGCTTGAGAAGAATAATCGCCTGCAGTCACTGCTCAGTGAAGAGAAGCAGGAAGAGCTGCGGATCCTGCAGGAGCTGAGCTGGCTGGTTGCCGAGGAGCGGCAGCAGATCCTGATCAACCAGGAGATCCTGACCCACCTCGACCTGCGGGTCGCCTCCGGAAAGTTTGCCCGGGCCTGCGGCGGCCAGGTGCCCCATCTGGTTGCTGAGCCGATTGTCGATTTACGCGCCGCGGTACATCCACTGCTGTTGTTTGCTTCTGATGGCCGACCGGAAGCGGGCCCGGTTGTCCCGATCGATCTTAAGGTCGGCGCCGATCGATCGGTGCTGATCATGAGTGGCCCCAACACCGGCGGCAAGACGGTCGCACTGAAAACGGTCGGCCTGCTGTTGCTGATGCTCCGGGCCGGGTTGCCCGTCCCCTGTCATCCCGACAGCCGCCTGCACCTTTTTTCGCGACTTTTTGCTGATATCGGCGACGAGCAGAGTATTGAAGAGCACCTTTCGACCTTCTCCGGTCACCTGACCCGGCTCAGCCGGATTCTGAAAGAAGCGGATGACGACTCGCTGGTCCTGTTCGACGAGGCGGGAACCGGAACCGATCCGGGCGAAGGCGCCGCCCTGATTATTGCGGCGGTCGACTCTCTGCGTGAGCGGGGGAGCAAGGTTGTCCTGACAACCCACCTCAACCTGCTCAAGGGGTACGCTCAACTGCACGACGATGTGGAAAATGCGGCAGTTGAGTTTGACCCCGATACCCTGCGTCCGACCTACCGCCTCCATTACGGCATTCCGGGTGAAAGCGGCGCCTTTACCATCGCCCGGCATTATGGTCTGCCGGAGGATGTGCTCGCCCGCGCCGAGTCCTACCTTGGCACCGGCGAACAGGAAGGTCGGGAGCTGATCAGTCGCCTCAACGAACTGGTCCGGGTTCTTGAAGCCGAACGGAGCGAGGCGTCGGCCGAGCTCGAATCAGCGCGCCGCGAACGTAATAAGCGAAAGACCCTTCTGCGCGAGGTTGAAGAACAGAAGTCGGAGCTGCTCAACAAGGCCTTGCGCCGAGGTGAACAATTGGTTCGCGAAGCCGAGCGCGAAGTTCGCGAGCTGCTGTCGCGGGCCGACCAGGTCGAGCGTCTACCCGAACAGGCCGAGGTTGTCTCGGCTGTTAAGGGGGTCGGTGAAAAACTTAAGCAGGCCCGGAAGCCGGTAGCGGAAACAAAAAAGCAGGTTAAAAATACTGAACCGGGTGAAATCCTGAAGGTCGCAACGCTCGGGGTCGATGGCGAAGTGGTTGAGGTTGCTGGCAACAAGGTCGAGCTGAATGTTCAAGGCAAAAAAATGCGTCTGACCCTCGACAAGGTGGAACAATACTCGCCGCGACGGTTTGCCGCAAAGAAGAATACTGCTACAGTGCGAGGCAAGGTTGAACGGGATCGCTTTGACCCGCGACTGCTGCTGGTCGGCAAGCGGGTTGACGCTGCCGTGCCGGAACTCGAACGTTTTCTCGATGATGCCTTGCTTGAGGGAGTCAGTGAAGTCGAAGTGGTCCACGGTTCCGGTGAGGGGATCCTGCGCAAAGCGGTTCGGGAGCACCTTGCTGCTCATCGCGGAGTGACGGCATTCCATGGCGCCGGCCCGAATCAGGGTGGAGAAAATGTTACGATCGTGGAGATGAGAGCGAAATGA
- a CDS encoding glutamyl-tRNA amidotransferase: MSLKEQMTAAMKEAMKAKQSERLGTLRMLISAIRNKEIEKREELDDAAVIEVLSSFVKQRREAADVYRKNDRADMAEGEEREMLIAQELLPAQLSEEEVRALVDAVVADLEADSMKDMGRVMKVLTEKTRGQADGRLVSDLVRAKLQ, encoded by the coding sequence ATGAGTCTGAAGGAACAGATGACCGCGGCGATGAAAGAAGCGATGAAGGCGAAGCAGAGTGAACGTCTCGGGACCCTGCGCATGCTGATCAGCGCGATCAGGAACAAGGAAATCGAAAAACGGGAAGAGCTTGATGACGCCGCGGTGATCGAGGTTCTCTCCAGCTTTGTCAAGCAGCGTCGCGAAGCGGCCGATGTCTATCGCAAGAATGATCGTGCCGATATGGCCGAAGGCGAAGAACGAGAAATGCTGATCGCCCAGGAGTTACTGCCGGCCCAACTCTCGGAAGAGGAGGTCAGGGCGCTGGTCGACGCGGTTGTGGCTGACCTTGAAGCCGATTCCATGAAAGATATGGGGCGGGTCATGAAGGTTCTGACCGAAAAGACCAGGGGTCAGGCCGATGGCCGGCTGGTCAGTGATCTCGTCCGCGCTAAATTACAATAA